From Rubrivirga sp. SAORIC476, a single genomic window includes:
- a CDS encoding nodulation protein NfeD, with amino-acid sequence MSALRTAATGLALLLLALVGASPSAQPSTAALALDAPLGDGPVYRVEIDGMIDNALAAYVLRALSDAEADSASVVIFQIDTFGGLLDAADEIRKAILSSPVPTVAVIDRNAASAGALIAYANDKIVMVPGASMGAATAVNQTGEYAPEKIQSYTRGLMRATAEATGRDPQIAEAMVDETIDIPGVSPEGTLLTVSTDEALRLGIADAALPSADAVVAALGAAENPQEDHAATRAEQVLRFLGSPVLASLLLMMMMGGLYFEIQTPGVGFAGAVALVGAALFFAPHYLLGLVESWEIALFAVGVGLLLVEVFVTPGFGVFGIGGLVLVLGALLVALIPNVGFDFPSDGEIARATTTLAAALVLLVLFTVSLSKVLPRSERLNRLVLVPDLSAASGYTSADTAEDLVGQTGLALTGLRPSGTAEIDGRRVDVVSEGPFVDAGASVEVVRSRGAVVVVRAVS; translated from the coding sequence ATGTCCGCTCTCCGCACCGCCGCGACCGGCCTCGCCCTGCTCCTGCTGGCGCTCGTCGGCGCGAGCCCCTCGGCCCAGCCCTCCACGGCCGCGCTCGCGCTCGACGCCCCCCTCGGCGACGGCCCCGTCTACCGCGTCGAGATCGACGGGATGATCGACAACGCGCTCGCGGCCTACGTCCTGCGCGCCCTCTCCGATGCTGAGGCCGACTCGGCGTCGGTCGTCATCTTCCAGATCGACACGTTCGGCGGGCTGCTCGACGCGGCCGACGAGATCCGCAAGGCCATCCTGTCGTCGCCGGTGCCGACCGTGGCCGTGATCGACCGCAACGCGGCCTCGGCGGGGGCGCTGATCGCCTACGCCAACGACAAGATCGTGATGGTGCCCGGGGCCTCGATGGGCGCGGCGACGGCCGTCAACCAGACCGGCGAATACGCGCCCGAGAAGATCCAGAGCTACACGCGCGGCCTGATGCGCGCCACTGCAGAGGCCACCGGCCGCGACCCCCAGATCGCCGAGGCGATGGTGGACGAGACCATCGACATCCCCGGCGTCAGCCCCGAGGGGACGCTGCTGACGGTGTCCACCGACGAGGCCCTCCGCCTCGGCATCGCCGACGCCGCCCTCCCGTCCGCCGACGCCGTGGTCGCGGCGCTGGGGGCGGCCGAGAACCCGCAGGAGGACCACGCGGCGACGCGCGCCGAGCAGGTGCTCCGCTTCCTCGGCTCGCCCGTGCTGGCGTCGCTGCTGCTCATGATGATGATGGGCGGGCTCTACTTCGAGATCCAGACGCCCGGCGTCGGGTTCGCGGGCGCGGTCGCGCTGGTGGGCGCGGCGCTCTTCTTCGCGCCTCACTACCTGCTCGGGCTGGTCGAGAGCTGGGAGATCGCGCTGTTCGCAGTCGGCGTGGGGTTGTTGCTGGTGGAGGTGTTCGTGACGCCGGGCTTCGGCGTGTTCGGCATCGGCGGCCTCGTGCTCGTGCTGGGCGCGCTGCTGGTGGCACTCATACCCAACGTCGGCTTCGACTTCCCGAGCGACGGCGAGATCGCCCGCGCCACGACCACGCTCGCGGCCGCCCTCGTCCTGCTGGTCCTGTTCACGGTGTCGCTCAGCAAGGTGCTGCCCCGGTCGGAACGGCTGAACCGACTCGTGCTGGTCCCTGACCTCTCCGCCGCTTCGGGATACACCTCGGCCGACACCGCCGAGGACCTCGTCGGGCAGACGGGCCTGGCGCTGACCGGCCTCCGCCCGTCGGGCACGGCCGAGATCGACGGCCGCCGCGTGGACGTGGTGTCCGAGGGTCCGTTCGTGGACGCGGGCGCCTCCGTCGAGGTCGTCCGGTCGCGCGGCGCCGTCGTCGTGGTTCGCGCGGTATCGTAG
- a CDS encoding L,D-transpeptidase family protein yields MPRLAALVLLALAAPVWAQASSEAMAVATPQAEDRTASSGVFDAETAPAYYVTRRGVPMRSAPWASAPLLTTLRTREGVRVLDSSTDPSAPTPADPWWLVQYGDQRGYVQASALSNVWIRIDKSDRTTYVYRGAELLYEYPSDVSVSPEDKVRRSGQEELDHYRMPEGTFFVTRLNDASSYYRAFVLSYPGPTHALRGVQEGIITQAQYQTILRADQQGLEPPMNTPLGGLIEIHGHGSGRQRAWTRGCVALRNVHMDELWGIVQVGTPVVIEP; encoded by the coding sequence ATGCCCCGCCTCGCCGCCCTCGTCCTGCTCGCCCTCGCCGCGCCCGTCTGGGCGCAGGCTTCCTCGGAGGCGATGGCCGTCGCCACGCCACAGGCCGAGGACCGGACCGCCTCCTCGGGCGTGTTCGACGCCGAGACGGCCCCGGCCTACTACGTGACGCGGCGCGGCGTCCCGATGCGCTCCGCGCCCTGGGCCTCGGCTCCCCTCCTCACGACGCTGCGCACCCGCGAGGGCGTCCGCGTGCTCGACTCCTCCACCGACCCGTCCGCCCCGACCCCGGCCGACCCGTGGTGGCTCGTTCAGTATGGCGACCAGCGCGGCTACGTCCAGGCGTCGGCGCTCTCGAACGTCTGGATCCGCATCGACAAGAGCGACCGGACGACCTACGTCTACCGCGGCGCCGAGCTGCTCTACGAGTACCCGTCCGACGTCTCGGTGAGCCCCGAGGACAAGGTCCGCCGATCGGGCCAGGAGGAGCTCGACCACTACCGGATGCCCGAAGGCACCTTCTTCGTGACGCGCCTCAACGATGCGTCGAGCTACTACCGGGCGTTCGTGCTGAGCTATCCCGGCCCGACGCACGCGCTGCGCGGCGTCCAGGAGGGCATCATCACGCAGGCGCAGTACCAGACCATCCTCCGGGCGGACCAGCAAGGCCTGGAGCCGCCCATGAACACGCCGCTGGGCGGGCTGATCGAGATCCACGGCCACGGGTCGGGCCGCCAGCGGGCGTGGACGCGCGGCTGCGTCGCCCTCCGGAACGTCCACATGGACGAGCTGTGGGGGATCGTGCAGGTGGGCACGCCCGTCGTGATCGAGCCGTAG